One region of Agelaius phoeniceus isolate bAgePho1 chromosome 12, bAgePho1.hap1, whole genome shotgun sequence genomic DNA includes:
- the PDCD5 gene encoding programmed cell death protein 5, whose protein sequence is MADEELEALRQRRLGEIRAEHGDPSADPSQQEAKQREAEIRNTILAQVLDQAARARLSNLALVKPDKAKAVENYLIQMARFGQLAGKVSEQGLIEILEKVSQQTEKKTTVKFNRRKVLDSDEEDDDY, encoded by the exons ATGGCGGACGAGGAGCTGGAGGCGCTGCGGCAGCGGCGGCTGGGCGAGATCAGGGCCGAGCACGGG GATCCTTCTGCAGACCCGTCGCAACAGGAAGCAAAGCAGAG AGAAGCAGAGATAAGGAATACAATTTTAGCTCAAGTTCTTGATCAAGCAGCTCGTGCAAGAT TAAGCAATTTAGCACTTGTGAAACCagacaaagcaaaagcagtAGAGAATTACCTTATACAGATGGCAAGATTTGGACAGCTAGCTGGAAAG GTATCAGAACAAGGTTTGATAGAAATTCTTGAAAAAGTGAGtcagcaaacagaaaagaaaacaacagtGAAG TTCAACAGAAGGAAAGTCTTGGATTCTGATGAAGAGGATGATGATTATTAA